In Cryptomeria japonica chromosome 1, Sugi_1.0, whole genome shotgun sequence, the sequence AAAGAAACACCTCTTTCTGGTCAACTAGGATACTGTTTGCTTACCCAAGACTGTGGGGGTCTTGGTATCGGAAAGATAAATGCCTTGAACAAGGCCTTAATTTCTAAAGTGGTCTGGACCCTAAGTAAAGGTGAGGAATACTGGTGTAACATTATCAGGGCTAATTATTTGTAAAGGGAACAATTCTTCTTTAATTTGAGTTTTGGTGGCTTACCTCATGGGTCAAAATTAtggaacaacatcctaaaacttagATCTGTTATTAGAGAATGACTGAAGTGGCAGATTGGAAATGGTAGGAAGATTAGGTTTTGGGAAGACTCTTGGCTGGATGACAAACCTCTCACTGAATCTTGATTCTATCAAAAAATCAATTCCCTAAAGGATCACTTTGGTGATTATATTGTTGACTATATTGTGTCAGGAAGAGGAAAGTGGAAGAACATCTCCTTGATCTTTACTGATCGAACTAACATGTTGCCTACTACCCTTGATCTTTGGGATCTTATGCTTCCATGCAGGGTACCTTTATATCCCCATGAGGATAGATTCATCGGGAAAGGGACCCAGTCGAGGGAGTTCTCGGTCAAGTCTTCTTACAGAAAACTCTTGAGACCCATTGATGATGTTGACTACTGGAAAAAGATATGGAACCCACAGCTTATTCCAAAAATTAACTTCTTCTGGTGGTCCATTATGCATGAAAAAAACTTGACTTGGGACAATTTGAAAAGGAGGGGATTCCAACTTCCCAACAAATGTATCTTATGTAAAGCTGAGGAGGAATCTATAGGCCATATTTTCATCCACTACCCTTTCGCAGTGCACTTGTGGGAAATATTACCCTTGAAAAACGTGGTATACAATggattttttgtgataacattCAACTGTTTGTTAATGGATGGTCACCTCCTACCCACCACCCCCTAGTTATTCAACTAAGGAGGAAAATCcctcctcatatctactggagtgtttggaaagaaagaaataacataatCTTTAGAGATGCTAAAACCTCCCCTAATAATGTTTTTTCTGGCTGTTTCAAAATGCTTATGGATAATATATCTATGACTAGATGGAAAACCCCTCCAATCCTCCTAAGTTGACTAATAAAATAATTGTGGAACTCTGGAAGCTCCCCCTAGAGTTTAAACTGTTCAATAACACTTCAAAGATCAACAGAAAAAGGACCAAATGGTTAGCCCCAAACTCCTCTTGgtataaactaaattttgatgggtcaGCTCAAAATACCTACCAAGTGGGAGGTGGTGTTATTCACGATCATCAGGGGACTACTATTGTTGCCTATATGGGTAGCCTGGAGAATCATACTGTCACTCAAGCTGAGGGAATGACTCTCCTATGGGGCCTGAAGTTTGCCACTGCTATAGGTATcagacaactagaaattgaaggtgattctaaagtAATTGTGGAAGTTTTCAGTGGTAGATCTGTAGCGGGTTGGAAAGTGGAATCTATTTTGAGGGATGCAAGAATGTTTCTGGCTAACCTTGACTGTTTCACTATCCACCACATTTTCAAAGAAGGGAATGTGGCTGCTAACTCTTTGGTTGTTGTTGGAAGGTTGCAAGATGGCTTACGATGTTGGAGGAACATTGGTTTGCTACCAATGACCACCAAGGAGATCTTGGAGAAAGAAAAAACTAAGTCTTAATGACGAGCCTTTCtaatcattatcagatgaagagaatcaattttcaaattttgaatttggagggGAAACCCGCCCATCATGGGTTGGGGTTGCCATGCAAATTCATATGGCCTTGTCATCAGTCTCAAGGGGGTTTAAATAATGATGATACTTATTGGCATAGTACCGATATCGCGAAAGGCAATTTTCTATTTATCATCTAGACGAATGTCATTGGTGGTGATGAAGGCAATAGCTGGGCTCGGCTAAGTCACATTGGGCGGATTTATGGCTCACACTAATGTAATAGATTTCATGATGGGGAAATCTGTTTAAACATGACTTGAAATAATCACGATGATTATTGCATGATTTTATTCTAGAATTTGTTGAGTTTTCTTCTCAACTCAACTTCTATTCTTGATCGGC encodes:
- the LOC131858058 gene encoding uncharacterized protein LOC131858058 → MGSLENHTVTQAEGMTLLWGLKFATAIGIRQLEIEGDSKVIVEVFSGRSVAGWKVESILRDARMFLANLDCFTIHHIFKEGNVAANSLVVVGRLQDGLRCWRNIGLLPMTTKEILEKEKTKS